The DNA region TGACCGCCGTCGTCACCACGTGGCCCCCCGCCTCGGTGGTTATGACCGATTGGCTGTCAATCATTCCAGCACTTGGTGTCTCAGGGCGTCCTTCTCGCACCCGGACGACCTTCACGCAATTTGATCTGCAACGCTTTCCACACGCCTTGCCGCCTCCACATCCTGTGCGCGTGGTCGGTTGTTTGCCAGGGGGAAAGATCGTGAGGCCGTCGCCTGCCAGGCCACGACCTCCGCGGAGGACAGAGAAGATGCTCGCCAGAATTTCTTGCAAAGACCACTTGCGCGGTCGACCCACAAGCGATTCAGGTGGGGTCAGCGGCTGGAGGACGTTCCACCCGGCATCGGTGAGGTCGTTTGGGGAGGTCACGCCCGCGTGACGCGGGCACCACCTCCGCCCCATCATCCCTCCATCCTCTAATCAGGTAAAACCCGCTCCTACACGTTTTTCAGTCGCACTTTAAGTCGTGACCCTTCCGACCATGCCTCCCAGATGGGAGTGCGCCCCCACGCGGAGCAGATGTGGACATTACTGGACCCTCCGGTTGGAATGGAGGTGCGCCTGATCCTGGCTTCACCATCAACACGGGGAGAGCAAAGTACGCCACTGATCTAAACGCGAATCCACCAGCTGCAGAAACATACAGCGCCACCACAACCATTGAGGGGAGACATATACAGTGCAGGCGAATCTAGACGCGTCCTCGCTTCGCCCCCCGTTTCCACCATCGTCGTCACGAATGGCTCTGCATCAAGCATCAACGTGTCATGGACTGTAGCGGCGGGTGCAGGATCCTAGCTGTACTTCGGGGAAATTCAGGAGGAACCAGGGAGGCCAGCATCGGTGATGCTGGCCTCCTGCTATGCCACGTTCTTTGCCCCCTTGGACCCGACATTTTCCCACCTGGTTCGCACCCTTTCTGACGCACTTTCGCCACCGTGCAGGGCGCACTTGGGCACCGTTGTACGTGCGTGGACTGTGCAGCGGTGCGTCCCGGAAAAGCATGCAACCTCTGGCTGCTGTGGTGGCTCCTGGAAAAGAAGACCACCTCCAGCACTTCATCACCGACAGTCCCTGGCCAACTCGTCCCCTGGAAACGCTGCTGGCCGAGCGGGCCCAGCAAATGCTTGGAGGCAAAGACGCCGTCTTGATCATTGACGATACCTGCCTGACCAAATTTGGGACGAAATCCGTGGGGGTTGCTCGCCAGTATTCGGGACAGGTGGGCAAGATCACGTCCTGTCAGTGTCTGGTCTCCCTGACCTTAGCCCAGCACGAGGTCCCTGTTCCCCTGGCCCTCCGGCTCTTCCTGCCACAGGACTGGACCAGCGATCCGGCGCGTCTCCAGGCTGCTGGTGTTCCATTGGAACACCAGCAGCCACAGACCAAATGGGCGTTGGCACTCCAGGAACTGGACCGGGTACGCGAACACGTCACCTTCGGCATGGTCTTGGCGGACGCTGGGTATGGCGTGACGGCTCAGTTCCGCCATGCCCTCACCACGCGCGGACTGCTGTGGTCGGTGGGTGTGACTCGCACACAGACGGTCTATCCCAAGGACGTTCGCTTAATCCCTATCCCCAAGTTCTTTCGTGGCAGAAGACCCAAGCACCCCACCCCCTCCGAAGACCGGCAATCGGTGGAGGACGTCCTCAAAGGTGCTGCATGGCAGCACCTGGTGTGGCGACACGGGACCAAGGGTCCCCTCTCAGGACGCTTTGCCGCTGTGTACGTGCGTCTCGCCGATGGAGAGGAAAATGCCCAGGGCCAGCACCTTCCCGGGCAGGCGGCCTGGATCATCGGTGAACAGCGACGGGGAGAGGAACGCAAATACTACGTCTGTAATCTCCCCGAGAACACCTCTCTCTCTCGGCTGGTTGAGGTGACCAAGCGCCGCTGGCCTTGCGAGTTGACCCACCGGGAGCTGAAGGACGAAGTCGGTCTGGACCACTTTGAGGGCCGTTCCTGGCAGGGCCTCCATCACCACGCCGTGCTTTGCATGCTGGCCCTGACCTTCCTTCAATGGTTGCGATTGACCCAGCCCGATGACCTCAAAGGTGACACTGTCCCCGCTATTCGAGCGGAGGTGGCAGGGGACCTGCCCCTGCCACCTCCGTGCCAGCAATGCCGCGCCTGCACAGCTTTATTCAGCGGTCCCTGAATTTCCCCGAAGTACAGCTAGAAGCTGCCAAGATCACGATCCAACTTGAATGACCTGATTTTGGTATTTGCGTAAACACCCGACCCAGAGCCTGTTTTCTTGCTGGTCAGGGGAGGGACCTTTGATCAACTTCGAGCACCCTTCCCAGCTCTCTGCTGCCAGGCTGGATCTGGAATCTCGGAACTGGGGATGCGGCTACCTCGTCATCAATAAACGTCCCACACGTACTTCTTCAGCCTGTTTGTTCGCTCGCCACAGAACCAGACCTTCTATTTTGGATGGGCATCTTTTCACCCTCTAGAGCATTTGACATAAGAAGATGTCTGGGAAGGCGTGGGTGAACCAGCCGAAAACGTCTCGTACCGAAACGGCGTTCAGAGCGTCCCCAATCCCCTGTAGCAGAGCGGTCCGGTCTCGCCATTCACCTGCGCGGACGAGGGCTTTGACTTTAGAGAACATGCCTTCAATCGGGTTGAAATCGGGACTGTAGGGAGGCAGAAACAGGACCATACAACCGCGGGCTTCGATGTGCGTCCGAACGGACGCACGGTGATGTGCCGAGAGGTTGTCGAGCACCACGACCTGTCCTGGGGTCAGTGCAGGGCACAGAATGTTTTGCACGTACCACTCGAAACTCACGCCGTTGACTGCACCGTCCAGGATCAGGGGAGCGAAGGGACCACTCACCTGCAGCGCGCAGACGAGCGTTTGGTTCCGTCCCCAGTTTCGGGGCACGGAAGCGAGCGCACGCCGTGTCCGGTGCGCGCGACCATATCCTCGAGTCATGGCAGTGTGGAAGCCGCTCTCGTCAAGAAAGACCAGACGGGCTGGGGTCTGGAGGTAAGGCTTCAGGTCGTTCAGGAACTGCTGACGCAGTTCCTCCTTCTGTTCGCACGCGACCCGCGTTTTTTTTGTAGGTGATGCCATGCCGACGGAAGATTCGGTCTACCGTTCGGTAGCTAATCTTCAGTCCCGTCGCGGCTTCCAACTTGCGGGCATGTTCTTCGAGTGTGGCATCCAAGTCCTCCTCCAGTTGCTGGAGGAGGACTTGCTCATGCTCGCTCTGCACCCGTGGGCGACGCCCTGTTGGACGCTTGACGTGCGTCAAGGTGCCCGCCTCGTGTTTCTTCAGATACAACCCAACGGTTCGCACATCCACCCCGAACGTTTCGGCCACCCGCTGATGGTCCTTCTCCTTCAGCGCCGCTGCGACAATCCGTTCTCGAAGATCGACGCTGTACCCGCGTGCCCCTACCCGCTTCTTCATCCTCTTATTATGTCAAATACTCTAGACGCCGATCTCGTTTGATCGTCTGAGAAAAATCTCAGTGAGCAGAATCTGGATTACTTGACCGGACGGATCTGAACATCATTATTGATACCGGCTTAGGTTTGAGACGAGCAATAGGCATGGGTGAGCTTGGCGGGGAGTTGTGAGGCGCGAAGGCGACGCCAGGCGAAGTTCAAGCGATCTTTCAATTCGCCCTGGTCTTTGGGGCAGAAATTGCCGAGCAGGTGCCCTTTGACATAGGCCCAAAGGTGCTCGATCGGGTTGAGCTCCGGGGCATATGGGGGCAGGTACTGGATGGTGAGACGCTGTTGCTGCTCAACGAAGGCTCTGAGGGCCTTTGTATGATGAATGCGAGCGTTGTCCAAGACGACGATCAAGTCGCCTTTGATATGTCGGAGCAGATGTTCAAAGAACGCCAGCACCTGAGGTCCTCGAACGGCTCCTGGTATGGTGTGCTGCAGAAATTGACCACGGGTCGTCACTGCACCCAGGGTAGAGAGCTTGTCCCACCCGGCTTTGGCGTGAATGATGGGAGTCTGGCCACGTGGAGCCCAAGTCCGCGTGACCGTGGGTTTCAGGCTGAAGCCACTCTCGTCAACGAAGACCAGGGTTGCGCCCTGAGCGACTTTTTTTTTCCAACTCGGGTCGGACGGTCTGCACCCAAGTCTGAACGGCTTGTTCGTCACGCTCCATCGCGCGTGGATCGGGCTTCTGAGGACTAAAGCCCAGCTGATGGAGTACCTTCCTCACGTGATCGACGTGGTACCACACCTCAAATTGCACCCCGATCACCTCCCGCACGCGGGAGGTTGTCCAGCGCTCATCCTTATACCCCGCGGCCTTCGAACCCGCCTCGAGTAGGGCTTGGAGCTGCTTGAGTTGTTCAGCAGTGAGGCGACGCCGAGGACCAGTGGCCCGCGTCGCCTCCAGACTGCCTCGTTCTCGGAGTCGCTGTTTCCAGGTCCTGACCGTACTTTCCGCAACACCGACGGTCTCAGCGATGACGCGGTCGGTCACTTCAGGATCCTGGAGAAGTTGCTGCACATACAGCCGTCGTTCTTCGAGTTGCGCGCGGCTCAGCCTTGAGGGTCGCCAGACCTGCACCATGACCTCAGCCTACCACTCGTCTCCGATTCAAGCCGGTATCAATAAGACGGTGGCCTGCGATCAGAAGCGCGCGAAATGACCGGAACGGCGACGGCTCCTCAAACTCGATGGTCAGGCCCAGCGGGACGTTCCGCAGGCCCGGAACATAAGGCGTGCATCCGACTTGCACGGTGTCCACACCGTTAGAAGCCTTTTTGGGTCTAAGAAATGAGCGGTTGGGTAGATAGGCAAAGATGTCGGACGTGCAGATGTGGACGCCCATGGTTTCCGTTTTGGTCACGGTATAGGTCAGCCGACAGGTCACGGTCTTGCTGCGGCTCACGCAGCCCTCCAGCTGAAAACGGCCGAACTTGTCCTCCCACCGCTCGGGTGAGGTTGCGAGCGCAGCCCTCCCCATCAGGAGGGGGAAGGCGCGACACACGTCTGGAGAATAGCGATGCTGCCCCTTCTGAGATGTTACAGTTTAAGCGGCATAGCTTTGATTGTCGTACCAAACGACTAAAATTCATACCAGGTTCGAGCAGCCCTGGCTTCAGGGCGAGCCGGAACCGGTACGTACGGTTGAGGGCTTCCGGGAGAGTCAGCACTGGGGTGAACACCAGCCCGTATCCGGGGTGGCGCTTCGTCCACCCCTCCGCGACCACCGCGCTGTCTTTGCTGTGGGGAAATGCTCCTGCAGGCGTTGCAAAGGTACAGACCAGTTGCCTCTGGCAGCGACCCACCCGTTGGTGCTCCTGCCCGGTCCATAGCGCGGATGTGGCTCAAGCCGCGACCAGGAGCAGCGGACCTGATACGCCATTTGTCTTTATACCCGGGTGGTATTGACGCGTGCTTTATACCAGGGTAATATTCCGGCGTAGATGACACGGGGTTGATACCTCGCAGCGCCCTCCTCGCACCGCCAGGGGGTCCACAGCAGTGTTGTCTCTCCGCCCGTTCATTCGCGCGTCACTTGAGATCACCCGCGTCACACTTCTGCGCCTGCTCCTGTCGGTGCGGCCGCCCACCCTTGTCCCAACTCAGGAGTTGCCATGCCCACCCCCCGCTCCCCCGGCCTGCCCTTTATCTTCGTTACCCTCGCGCTCGACATGATCGGCCTCGGCCTGATCATCCCCGTCGCACCCGTCTTGGTCGCCCATCTCACAAGCGATCCCCTCACCGCGCCCCATTTCCTCGGTATCCTCGTGGCCCTATTCTCAACCGCGCAACTCCTCGCCGCCCCGATCTTCGGGGCCCTTTCCGACCGCTTCGGACGCCGCCCTGTCCTGCTCCTCTCAACCCTTCTCACTGCCCTCTCGTACATCCTCGCTGCCCTCGCGCCGTCCCTGATGTGGCTCCTCCTCGCGCGTACCCTCGGTGGCATCGGAGCGGCCACCATCGGCGTCGCCAACGCTTACATCGCTGACGTCAGCGCCCCTGAAAACCGCGCCCGGAACTTTGGCATCGCGGGCGCCGCCTTCGGCCTGGGCCTGATCATCGGCCCCGCCCTCGGTGGCCTTCTCAGCAGCCTTGATCTGCGCCTTCCCTTCCTGGTCTCCGCCACGCTCGCGGCCCTGAACTTCCTGTACGGCCTCATTGTCCTGCCTGAATCCCGCCGCGCTGAGCCCGCACCCTTCGACCCCCGGACGCTCATGCCCCTCCGTGCCCTCGGTATCCTCAACCACTTCCCTGGCCTGCCTGTTCTCGCGGCCGTGGTGCTGCTCGTGAGCCTCGCCTCGCAGTTCCTCACCAGTACGTGGGTTTTACACGGCGCCGTGCGCTACGGCTGGACCCCGGCGACCAATGGCCTCGCCCTCGCTCTAGCCGGTGTGCTCTCTGCCACCGTGCAGGTCGCCGTGCTGCCGCGGGTTCTTCGTCAGGTGGGTCCGGAACGGACCGTCACCCTCGGACTCCTCACCGGCGTTGCCGCGTACGTCATGTACGGCCTCGCCTCAGCGCCCTGGATGCTCTGGGCCTCCCTTCCCATAGGTGCCCTTTCGGGCATCGCCGCTCCTGCCCTGCAAGCCCTCACGACCAACAAGGCTGCGACCCACGCCCAGGGCAGCGTGCAGGGTGCCCTCGCCGGCCTGACCTCCCTGAGTGCCATTGCCGGGCCGCTCGCGGCCACCGCCCTCTTCTCGCACTTCGCGTCCCCACACGCCACCCCATTCGTGCCAGGCGCAGCCTACTTCGCCGCCGCGTTGCTGCTCCTCGGAGGCCTCGCGGTCTTCGCTGCCACCCGCACCCATCCCGCCTTGCAAGGAGAAGTTGTATGACCGACACACGCCGTGCCCACGCCTTCACACCCCGGGCAGGGGTGTACCGCATCACCCACCTGCCTTCCGGACGCACGCTGCTCGGGGCCAGCACCCACGCCCAGGGAATGCTTAACCGTATCCAGTTCCACCTGACGACGCGGCTCGAATCGCCCTTCAAAACCGGAGGTCACAACCTCAACCCGGTCCACCTTGACTGGAATGCCGACGGTGAAGCGGCCTTCCTCTTCGAAGTGCTCGACGAGATTGAGCCGGACGTCTCGGGAAAGGTTGCGCCCGACGACCTCGCAGAACTTCTCGACCTGTGGCGTGACCGGCTCGCCCTGCCGCCCGAGCAGTGTTACTGACGCCCATGACCCAGTCCACCCACACTGCGTTCTACGGCGAGCGCCGCCTGATCACCGCGCCGCTCGCTGACGTACTTGCCCACCTCGCTGTTCGCCTCAGCGGCCTCGCCCCGAACTTCCCCCTCGTGCTGGTGAACGACGGCGACGGCCGCACCACCGACTTCGACTTGCGGGGCAACGTGGAAGACATCCTCCGCCGGGCTCTGCCCGATCCACCTCCTGTTGGCGCTCGCCCCGTCCGCACCCCACGCAGCGTCACGTTGCTGCCACGTCACTGGGACTGGCTGAACGATCAACCCGAAGGGTCCGGCGCTGTCCTGCGCCGCCTTATGGACGAAGCGATGCAGCGGAATACCTCCCGTGCTCAGGCCGCGCAGGAGGCCGCACAGCACTTTATGACGGCCCTCGCCGGCAACTTGCCCTACTACCAGGCCGCGTCCAGGGCCCTGTATGCCGGACAGGAGGAGGAGTACGAACGCTTCACCCGCGACTGGCCCGACGACATACGTGCGCACGCCCTCCATCTCGCCGCCCCAGCCTTCATCTCCGGCGCCTCCTGACCCACGGAGCTTTCCATGCTGACCTCTGAGTCCCCTCTGCCAATCGCGCAAGCGAACGCCGAGGAGCTGACTACCCTGGCCCACCATGAGGATTTTCTCATCCGTGCCGCCGTCGCCCGCCATCCCAACACTCCGGTGACCGTTCTTGGTGCGCTCGCTGCCGATCACCCCGAAGAAGTACTGCACAACCCCGCGCTTCCCCTCGTCCTCCTTGCCCGCTCGCCTGATGTGGCCCGCTGGCCCGCCCCGGCCCTGCTCGCCCTCATCGCGTGCCCGGGTGCGCCGGACGCCCTCCTTGTCCTCGCCGCTCGCCACCCTGACCCAGACGTTCAGGGCGCCCTCGCCTGCCGGAATGGTCTCCCGTGGGAAGCCCTCGGTACCCTTGCCCGCAGTGACAACTGGGATGTGCGCGCCCGCATCGCCCGGCAGCCCGCGCTGCCACTGCCCCTCATTGCGCAGTTCGCACGTGACGCCGATTACGGTGTGCGCCGCGCGGTTGCCGCGCGCCCAGAGCTGCCCGGTGCGGTGCGCAGCACCCTAACCCATGATCCGCATCCGCTTGTGCGTGCCGCCGCACGTTCATCAAAGGAGTCCGCATGACCCTTTCGCCACAAGAACTGCACGGTTACCTCTCTGCCCTCGTCCGCCGGGACCTCACCGTATCCACCATGATCTGGGGACCCCCCGGCGTCGGCAAATCCAGTATCGTCTCGCAGGTCGCGCGCGAACTTGGACTCGAATTTACCGACGTGCGCCTCTCCCAGCTCGCCCCAACCGACCTGCGCGGACTCCCTGTCGCTGAAAACGGCGTGAGCCGCTGGTTTCCCCCAGAGTTCCTGCCCCGCTCGGGCCGTGGTGTGCTGTTCCTCGACGAACTCAACATGGCCCCGCCCACCATGCAGGGCATGGCGCAGCAACTCATCCTCGACCGCCGCGTCGGCAGCTACGCGTTACCGGACGGCTGGTTCGTGTGGGCCGCCGGAAACCGCAAGGAGGACCGCGCCAGCGTCTTTGATATGCCTGCGCCTCTTGCCAACCGCTTTGTGCACCTCGAAGTGCGCCCCGATTTCGCGGCCTGGCGCGCCTATGCCCACGCTGCCCGCATCCACCCGCACGTCATCGCCTTCCTCATGTATCGCTCGGAACTGCTGCACGCCCTGGACCCTGCAAGACCCGCGTGGCCCAGCCCGCGCAGCTGGTCGGTGGCCTCGGACCTGCACGCAGCGGACCTCGACGTTGCGCCCGCCATCGGGGAGGGGGCGGCGGCAGAATTCATGGCTTTCGCGCACCTGTACGGTTCCCTCCCCGACCTGGAGCGCGTCCTCGCGGGTGAGGCGACAAATGCGGTGTTCCCAGCCGAACCCAGCGCTTCCTACGCCACGGTCACTGCCCTCGCGGACCGCGCCGGCGACGCCGACCGTGCCGCACGGGCGCTTGGGTGGCTCACCGCCGCCAGCCCAGAGTGGACGCAACTCTTCGTCACGCACCTCGTTGGCCGCCTTCAGGCAACCGGCCAGCTCGCCGCCCTTACGGAGCTGATGGAGCGTGACGCCGCCCTCACGGACCTCGTGCACCGCACGCTCACCGGACAGGAGGCCTGAACGTGACGGTGCACCCCGCTGAGGCCGCCTTCGAAGGTCTCGTCGCGGCTTCCCGCCGACGCCTCGCGGGGCGCTCTCCGTTCTTTGCCACGCTCACGCTCCACGCCGAGATCCTACCGTCATGGAGCGTGGCGCGCGCAGCGACAGACGGGCACCGCGTCTACATCCACCCCGAACTCGCCGCCACACTTCCGGCGGCGGAACTCGACGCGCTCCTGCTGCACCAGGTGCTCCACCTCGCGCTCGAGCATGGACCGCGGCGCGGTGGGCGCGACGCCAAGCGCTGGAACCGAGCGGCCGACATCGTCGTCCACGGCCTGGTGGCGAACGCAGGGCTGCCTGTCACCGGCCGCTCGCTTCTCCTCGAAGGTCGGCGGGTAGAGGACGTGTACGCCGCTCTGGAACACCGGCCTGAAGAGAGCGTCACTGAGACGGACGACCTGATCGGCGATCCGCCGAGCAACACGCCGCGGGAGGGGAACGGGCGCGGAACGGGAAGCGGCGTGCCCTGGGCGAGGGTACGCGCGCTGGCCCGTGCGGCCAAGGCCCTGGGGGGTGGCGGGGGTGAGGGTGGACTCGGCCTGCAGCGCGAACTTGACGGTCTGGAGATCGCCCAACTCGACTGGAAGGCTCGGCTGTGGCGCTTCCTGGTCCGCTCCCCCGTGGATTTCGGTGGGTTTGACAGGCGCTTCATCGGTCGCCGCCTCTACCTGGAAGCGCTTGAGGAGGACGCGCTACGGCTCGTGGTCGTGGTGGACACCTCTGGTAGCGTGACGAACTCATGCCTGCGGACGCTGCTGACGGAAGTTCGCGGCATTACCGGCGTGTACCCGCACCTGCACGCCAGTTTGTATTACGCGGACGCAGAGGTACATGGTCCACACGACTTGAGTGGGAGTACCCCCTTCCCCCCACCCAAAGGTGGTGGGGGCAGCGACTTCCGCCCTGCCCTCGCGGCTGCAGCTCAGGGAACGGAACTCATCGTCTACCTCACGGACGGATACGGACGCTTCCCGCCGGAAGCTCCTCACGCGCCTGTGGTGTGGGTTGTGCCTGACGGCGGCGCGCCCGACGACCTCTTTCCTTTTGGTGAAGTGCTGCGGCTTGGTCCTCCGACCTGAGACACAGCATCGGTAAGCCCCACCTCGGGGTCCGCAACCACCCTGCCTGTACTTTGCCATTCGTGACCTTCGCGTCGGCTTGCGAGGGAATGCAGCCCTGTCCCTTCAACTCCTGCCGCCGCGCTGCTTCAACGGCAGCGCCGCGGTGCCTTTGCTGAACCAACTCCTCCTCGCCTCAGCACTTAAGGACAACATCAGGGGCAGACGACTGATGCTGACCGTCCGCTTGCTCCCTGGACGCTTGCTCAGGCACTGGGGGGATCAGGTGTGAACGCAGGCGCGGCGAGGGATAAGGCGTGCTCGCGCACATCCTCGGGCCAGCCCTGCGTGTGGTGTTTGAAAGCGGAAGCGTCACGGGCGTACAGGGCGCGCGACGCCTCTTGATAACCGGCCAGATTACCGGCAAGAACGGCCATGAAGCGGTCAGCAGCCCCCTGGGCAGCACGCACGCGTTCGGCGCTGGGGTCTTGCTTCCGCGCCTCGTCCACAAGTCGGCGCAGGACGGCAGAGGCGCCACCCTGCTGCGCTTCGAGCCATTCCCAGTGCCGGGGCAGCAGCGTCACCTCGCGGGAGACGACGCCAAGTTTAGGCCGTCCCCGTCCAGGCGGTTTTGCTTCAGGTTGAGCGCGAGCGAGCACGTCTTGGAGGTCGCCACGCAGATCGAAATCGACGCTTTGACCCGTTCTATCTTCAAAAATAAGGAGCTCGGCGTTGGGGTCGGACGGCATAGACTTCACACGGGCAAGGACGTCAGAAAGTGCGCCCGTAACGAGCCGGCGTGAGCCGAGGAAAGCAGTATAGGACCCGTTCACACTTGATTTTATCCCGGTAATATTGTGCTGTCAAAAAGGCTGAGGCAAGTTGCAGATCAGTTGGCAAAGCCCTCGCGAGCATCTGCACCTGCTTGTGTGTGGCAATTGCTGGGCTGTGCCGCTGGGTCACCGCCGTTGTTTGGCCCCAAACGCATCAACCCACAGAAGGGGTATTGGGGTACGGTCACTGGTCTGACAGAGCCGTGAAACCGCGCGAGCGGGGTCGAATAGGTTTCCTCCTCACCCTGCAACTGGCCGTCTTGCTCCAGCCTCATAAGATTGTGTCCTGGAACTCTGCGAAGATGAAGCGGCCCACTGGTTTTGGGGAGCAGCGTCAAGAGGGTGGAATGGAGGGCCGTACCTTCCAGGGACATTGTCCACTCAAACCTGACGTCTGATACAATTACGTCGTGAACAAAAGAACCTTCAGGTGCTTTGTTACAGCCGCACCAGCACGGAGGCTTAACGGCATAAGCGACAGGGCAGATGAAGGTGGAGGCAAAACTTTGTGGGCGAGGGTATGGAAGCGCGCACAGCGGACATCTGGTCTGGTGATAGGGGAGTCGACTGGCAGTGTCATCCGAGGGGTTTGTTCACGATCGACCGTGCCACACCTCCGGGTTATGGAGGGTGCAAAGCCTTTCAACACAGGTCCTCAACCAGGAACCAGAAGGTGGACAGGGGAGGAAGAAGCATGAACTGGACGCTTGAGGTGGTCGTGGTTCCCGTGAGTGACGTTGAACGTGCTCGTGCCTTTTACGCTAATGCCTTGGGCTTCGCCGTGGATCACGACACGCAAGTGAGCGAGACTCGGCGGGTGATCCAGCTCACGCCTCCAGGCTCAGGGTGTTCAATCGTTCTGGGGACAGGGATGTCCCGAATGACCCCGGGGTCCCTCCACGGCCTCCAACTGGTGGTCCGCGATCTGGAGGCCGCTCGCGCCCAACTCCTGGAGCGGAACGTAAAGGTTGGGGAGATCCAGGTCATTGGGCCAACGGGCCCACGCCCGGCCGCGCCAGGTGAGGACTTGAATTACGTTGGCTTCCTCTTCTTCAACGATCCCGATGGAAATGGATGGGGCATTCAACAGATCGGCAACCGGCACTAAAAGGCTTCCATTGATCGGGCCAGGGTGCCGGAAAATGGCCCCTCACAAGCAGCAAAGGAGACTTTATGCGTAAGGTGATCGTGACTGAGTTCCTGTCCCTCGATGGTGTCATGGAAAATCCCACCTCGTGGCAGCAGGGCTTTTCCAGTCGAGCCATTGGCGAGTTCAAGCAAAGTGAACTTTTTGAGAGTGATGCTCTCCTGCTGGGTCGTGTGACATACGAGGGCTTCGCGGAGTATTGGCCGACTGCGACAGAGACAGGGGAATTCGGCGAGAGGATGAACAGCCTGCCGAAGTTTGTGGCCACAACCACGCTGGACACCCTGGAATGGAACGCCGTGGCGCTGGGTGAGGATGTGATCGCGGAGGTGGTGCAGTTGAAACGGCAGGAAGGCGGCAATCTCCTGACGTATGGCAGCGGGACATTCTCACAAACCCTGTTGCAGCACGGCCTGGTGGACGAACTTCGCCTGCTGGTGTACCCCGTGGTGGCGGGACGGGGCAAGCGGTTCTTTACAGGTGCGGACAAACTGACGTTGCAACTCGCCGCCTCCAGGGAACTGGGCGCGGGCGTGGTCCTGTTGACCTACGCGCCACCCTCTCCAATCTCTGCTCCAGCGGGTGCTTGAAGCTGGACTGGCAAGAGGTAGGAAAGCCCATTCAGTAAGAACACATTCAATTTCAGGGAGGAACGGATGAACCAGACAGCGGTGAAGCGCCTTTATCTGATGCAGGTTGGATCGATGCCGGAGTATCAGATTCCAATTGTTTGCTACCTCGTGCAGACGGATGACAACAGAAATATCTTGATTGACACTGGTCTTCCAGAATTTATTCCCGAAGAAGCGTCAGACTTTGTAAATGGGCAAGACGTTGTCGAGCAGTTGGCGAGCATTGGTTTAAAGCCGGATGATATCCATATGGTGGTTTCGACGCATTATGACATCGATCATTCAGGAAGACATGCGGCGTTTACGAAAGCTGA from Deinococcus hopiensis KR-140 includes:
- a CDS encoding IS701 family transposase, translating into MPRSLPPWTRHFPTWFAPFLTHFRHRAGRTWAPLYVRGLCSGASRKSMQPLAAVVAPGKEDHLQHFITDSPWPTRPLETLLAERAQQMLGGKDAVLIIDDTCLTKFGTKSVGVARQYSGQVGKITSCQCLVSLTLAQHEVPVPLALRLFLPQDWTSDPARLQAAGVPLEHQQPQTKWALALQELDRVREHVTFGMVLADAGYGVTAQFRHALTTRGLLWSVGVTRTQTVYPKDVRLIPIPKFFRGRRPKHPTPSEDRQSVEDVLKGAAWQHLVWRHGTKGPLSGRFAAVYVRLADGEENAQGQHLPGQAAWIIGEQRRGEERKYYVCNLPENTSLSRLVEVTKRRWPCELTHRELKDEVGLDHFEGRSWQGLHHHAVLCMLALTFLQWLRLTQPDDLKGDTVPAIRAEVAGDLPLPPPCQQCRACTALFSGP
- a CDS encoding IS630 family transposase (programmed frameshift) — its product is MKKRVGARGYSVDLRERIVAAALKEKDHQRVAETFGVDVRTVGLYLKKHEAGTLTHVKRPTGRRPRVQSEHEQVLLQQLEEDLDATLEEHARKLEAATGLKISYRTVDRIFRRHGITYKKTRVACEQKEELRQQFLNDLKPYLQTPARLVFLDESGFHTAMTRGYGRAHRTRRALASVPRNWGRNQTLVCALQVSGPFAPLILDGAVNGVSFEWYVQNILCPALTPGQVVVLDNLSAHHRASVRTHIEARGCMVLFLPPYSPDFNPIEGMFSKVKALVRAGEWRDRTALLQGIGDALNAVSVRDVFGWFTHAFPDIFLCQML
- a CDS encoding IS630 family transposase (programmed frameshift), whose translation is MVQVWRPSRLSRAQLEERRLYVQQLLQDPEVTDRVIAETVGVAESTVRTWKQRLRERGSLEATRATGPRRRLTAEQLKQLQALLEAGSKAAGYKDERWTTSRVREVIGVQFEVWYHVDHVRKVLHQLGFSPQKPDPRAMERDEQAVQTWVQTVRPELKKKVAQGATLVFVDESGFSLKPTVTRTWAPRGQTPIIHAKAGWDKLSTLGAVTTRGQFLQHTIPGAVRGPQVLAFFEHLLRHIKGDLIVVLDNARIHHTKALRAFVEQQQRLTIQYLPPYAPELNPIEHLWAYVKGHLLGNFCPKDQGELKDRLNFAWRRLRASQLPAKLTHAYCSSQT
- a CDS encoding MFS transporter; amino-acid sequence: MPTPRSPGLPFIFVTLALDMIGLGLIIPVAPVLVAHLTSDPLTAPHFLGILVALFSTAQLLAAPIFGALSDRFGRRPVLLLSTLLTALSYILAALAPSLMWLLLARTLGGIGAATIGVANAYIADVSAPENRARNFGIAGAAFGLGLIIGPALGGLLSSLDLRLPFLVSATLAALNFLYGLIVLPESRRAEPAPFDPRTLMPLRALGILNHFPGLPVLAAVVLLVSLASQFLTSTWVLHGAVRYGWTPATNGLALALAGVLSATVQVAVLPRVLRQVGPERTVTLGLLTGVAAYVMYGLASAPWMLWASLPIGALSGIAAPALQALTTNKAATHAQGSVQGALAGLTSLSAIAGPLAATALFSHFASPHATPFVPGAAYFAAALLLLGGLAVFAATRTHPALQGEVV
- a CDS encoding GIY-YIG nuclease family protein, translated to MTDTRRAHAFTPRAGVYRITHLPSGRTLLGASTHAQGMLNRIQFHLTTRLESPFKTGGHNLNPVHLDWNADGEAAFLFEVLDEIEPDVSGKVAPDDLAELLDLWRDRLALPPEQCY
- a CDS encoding DUF2239 family protein is translated as MTQSTHTAFYGERRLITAPLADVLAHLAVRLSGLAPNFPLVLVNDGDGRTTDFDLRGNVEDILRRALPDPPPVGARPVRTPRSVTLLPRHWDWLNDQPEGSGAVLRRLMDEAMQRNTSRAQAAQEAAQHFMTALAGNLPYYQAASRALYAGQEEEYERFTRDWPDDIRAHALHLAAPAFISGAS
- a CDS encoding ATP-binding protein; this encodes MTLSPQELHGYLSALVRRDLTVSTMIWGPPGVGKSSIVSQVARELGLEFTDVRLSQLAPTDLRGLPVAENGVSRWFPPEFLPRSGRGVLFLDELNMAPPTMQGMAQQLILDRRVGSYALPDGWFVWAAGNRKEDRASVFDMPAPLANRFVHLEVRPDFAAWRAYAHAARIHPHVIAFLMYRSELLHALDPARPAWPSPRSWSVASDLHAADLDVAPAIGEGAAAEFMAFAHLYGSLPDLERVLAGEATNAVFPAEPSASYATVTALADRAGDADRAARALGWLTAASPEWTQLFVTHLVGRLQATGQLAALTELMERDAALTDLVHRTLTGQEA